In the Pseudoalteromonas undina genome, one interval contains:
- a CDS encoding copper resistance CopC family protein → MKFFNSAVAILGLVLTFSASAHISLKQSTPAQEAMLMKSPEQLSLTFGGEVRLAKVIIKDEKNKSINFDFKPSSTPSTDFSWSLPSLVQGTYTVKWTALGGDGHKMTDTFRFMVHKSESHKMMQVQSNTHSKHNH, encoded by the coding sequence ATGAAGTTTTTTAATTCTGCAGTAGCTATTTTAGGTTTAGTACTTACATTTTCCGCATCAGCGCATATATCACTCAAGCAATCAACACCTGCGCAAGAAGCCATGTTAATGAAAAGCCCAGAGCAACTTTCGTTAACTTTTGGTGGTGAAGTAAGGCTAGCAAAAGTCATCATCAAAGATGAAAAAAATAAATCAATAAACTTTGATTTCAAACCAAGCTCTACCCCAAGCACAGACTTTAGTTGGTCATTGCCGAGCTTAGTCCAAGGCACTTACACGGTTAAATGGACAGCACTGGGTGGTGATGGACATAAAATGACCGACACGTTTAGATTTATGGTACACAAAAGTGAATCGCATAAGATGATGCAAGTACAATCTAATACCCACAGCAAACATAATCATTAA
- a CDS encoding copper resistance D family protein, whose product MQLSEWSVLLLLLKLASYIAISGLAGTLLMRFMCGNSNVAGHHLISFYQFLKRWQITCVVTGSIAALLQVPIEAGAMAESGFMGMFDPFMLEIVWQSVIGDQATFRIPALIIALISACMWSVESDDNVAGYKNVAVILIMLGFIAYSFTFTGHSANENGLVKSILTFHLIAIASWLGSLWPLYKSCTLLPTSEVKRLMHYFGQLAIVIVFVLLISGLTLLLQYLESFSALFTSNYGQLILLKLLLVSAMLLLGAWHKLFLVPQITQQHHISILKRSITVEILIALFVLITTSVFTTLVGPPI is encoded by the coding sequence ATGCAATTAAGTGAATGGTCAGTACTCTTACTATTATTAAAACTAGCAAGCTATATCGCAATTTCAGGGCTTGCGGGCACTTTATTAATGCGCTTTATGTGTGGCAACAGCAATGTTGCAGGGCATCACTTAATTAGCTTTTATCAGTTCTTAAAACGTTGGCAAATTACGTGTGTAGTTACAGGTAGTATTGCTGCACTTTTACAAGTACCAATAGAAGCTGGAGCAATGGCTGAATCAGGCTTTATGGGAATGTTTGACCCCTTTATGCTTGAAATTGTTTGGCAATCAGTCATAGGTGACCAAGCAACGTTTAGAATACCAGCGCTTATTATTGCTCTAATTAGCGCATGTATGTGGAGTGTGGAATCAGATGATAACGTAGCAGGTTATAAAAACGTTGCCGTTATACTAATCATGCTTGGGTTTATCGCTTATAGCTTCACTTTTACTGGGCACAGTGCAAATGAAAATGGGTTAGTGAAAAGTATTTTAACCTTTCACCTTATTGCCATTGCGAGCTGGTTAGGGTCATTGTGGCCGCTTTACAAAAGCTGCACTTTACTACCTACCAGTGAAGTAAAGCGGTTAATGCATTACTTTGGTCAACTCGCTATTGTTATTGTATTTGTACTACTTATTTCGGGCTTAACTCTGCTCCTGCAGTACCTAGAGTCATTTTCTGCATTGTTTACATCAAATTATGGGCAACTAATTTTATTAAAGCTGTTACTCGTCAGCGCGATGCTGTTACTAGGTGCATGGCATAAGCTTTTTTTAGTCCCGCAAATCACTCAACAACACCATATAAGTATATTAAAACGCTCGATCACTGTTGAAATATTAATTGCCCTATTTGTACTTATTACAACAAGTGTATTTACAACACTTGTTGGTCCGCCTATTTAA
- a CDS encoding YybH family protein: MLIKSSNLKILLLLIFSAVSSFAVNAHTHEEHTKKGWVFVNVDSEAAKAVSLFHASLKQGDAKGARKLLADDVVIFEGGIVERSADVYANHHMIADMKFLSAVDSELLEHQVHTNGDIAYSISRSKTQGKYKGKDIKSTGMESITLKNTDKGWKITHIHWSN; encoded by the coding sequence ATGTTAATTAAATCCTCTAATTTAAAAATTTTATTGCTACTAATTTTTAGCGCTGTTAGTTCTTTTGCTGTGAACGCACACACCCATGAAGAGCACACAAAAAAAGGCTGGGTCTTTGTTAATGTTGATAGCGAAGCTGCAAAGGCAGTTAGCTTATTTCATGCATCCCTAAAACAAGGCGATGCCAAAGGTGCCCGTAAATTACTGGCCGACGATGTCGTCATTTTTGAAGGCGGAATTGTTGAGCGTTCTGCAGATGTATACGCGAACCATCATATGATAGCGGATATGAAATTCTTAAGTGCAGTTGATAGTGAACTGCTAGAGCATCAAGTTCACACAAATGGAGACATAGCTTACTCAATTTCAAGAAGTAAAACTCAAGGAAAGTATAAAGGGAAAGATATTAAGTCTACGGGAATGGAATCAATCACATTAAAAAACACCGATAAAGGTTGGAAAATCACTCATATTCACTGGTCTAATTAA
- a CDS encoding DUF411 domain-containing protein yields MRVIYITSAFFLSLTMSFSAMSIEKQHKTSIIYENSEKPEIELTVYKSKNCGCCNKWIAHLSENNIQTKAINVNDMGSIKSQYQIKPNMRSCHTAVSADGFVFEGHVPVKHIKQFLSGQHAPHITGLSVPAMPIGTPGMEMEGIFHKYNIELLTDNSNEETYRYISKSSEQF; encoded by the coding sequence ATGCGAGTAATCTACATTACCTCAGCGTTTTTTTTATCATTAACTATGTCATTTTCGGCAATGAGTATCGAAAAACAGCATAAAACATCAATAATCTATGAAAATTCAGAAAAACCTGAAATTGAGCTTACCGTTTATAAAAGTAAAAATTGTGGATGTTGTAATAAGTGGATTGCTCATTTGAGTGAAAACAATATTCAAACAAAAGCAATTAACGTTAATGACATGGGGTCGATTAAATCTCAGTATCAAATAAAACCTAATATGCGCTCATGCCATACAGCCGTGTCAGCCGATGGATTTGTATTTGAAGGTCATGTTCCCGTTAAACATATAAAACAGTTTTTATCTGGGCAACACGCTCCGCACATTACAGGCTTAAGTGTACCAGCCATGCCTATTGGCACTCCCGGAATGGAAATGGAGGGTATATTTCACAAATATAATATTGAACTACTCACTGACAACTCAAATGAAGAAACCTACAGATACATAAGTAAATCCAGCGAGCAATTTTAG